From the genome of Elusimicrobiota bacterium, one region includes:
- a CDS encoding ATP-binding protein encodes MLKDRYLSSPVAVDLEEKMVFISGPRQVGKTTLAQSLLAGRFKKAAYFNWDKKQGRDAIIAADWPQNADLIILDEIHKYKRWKRFVKGEYDSLKHQYKFLITGSARLDVYRKGGDSLLGRYRHYRLHPFSLAELNNRKNPLKPFENIPVGAPAKGLEILEQFGGFPEPMLAQDERKLRLWHNELHERLLREDIRDVETIRDLSAMQVLTGMLPSKVGSLLSINAIREDMEVSHRAVSNWLNILEAFYYQFRIYPFSRGPFRSLKKEPKLYLWDWSEVTGAAARFENMVASHLLKLAHWLHDREGYRTGLYFLRDSSKREVDFLFTVGEKPWFAVEVKTQYEGLVPNLNYFREKLRIPFAYQVINRPGIDQLSGGIRVISADKFLSALI; translated from the coding sequence ATGCTTAAAGACCGGTATCTAAGCTCACCCGTCGCCGTCGATCTTGAAGAGAAGATGGTATTTATCAGCGGTCCCCGGCAGGTGGGGAAAACCACGCTGGCCCAATCATTGCTGGCCGGAAGGTTTAAGAAGGCGGCTTATTTTAACTGGGATAAAAAACAAGGACGCGACGCCATTATCGCCGCTGACTGGCCGCAGAATGCCGATCTCATTATTCTTGATGAAATCCATAAATACAAGCGTTGGAAGCGCTTCGTTAAAGGCGAATACGACAGCCTTAAGCATCAATATAAATTTCTTATCACCGGCAGCGCCCGCCTGGATGTCTACCGTAAAGGCGGCGACTCGCTTTTAGGCCGCTATCGTCATTATCGTCTTCATCCGTTTTCCCTGGCTGAGTTAAATAATAGGAAAAACCCTCTCAAACCCTTTGAAAACATTCCCGTGGGGGCGCCGGCCAAAGGTTTGGAAATTCTGGAACAATTCGGCGGCTTTCCCGAACCCATGCTCGCTCAGGATGAGCGAAAACTGCGGCTCTGGCACAACGAGCTGCATGAACGGCTCCTGCGCGAAGACATTCGTGACGTGGAAACCATCCGCGATTTAAGCGCTATGCAGGTCCTCACCGGGATGTTGCCCTCAAAGGTGGGATCATTGTTGTCGATCAATGCGATCAGGGAGGATATGGAAGTCAGTCACCGGGCTGTTTCCAACTGGCTCAATATTCTCGAGGCCTTTTATTATCAATTTAGGATTTATCCTTTTTCACGCGGACCGTTTAGGTCGCTCAAGAAAGAGCCCAAGCTGTATCTTTGGGACTGGTCGGAGGTGACGGGAGCGGCGGCCCGCTTCGAGAACATGGTGGCCTCACATTTACTTAAGCTTGCCCATTGGCTTCATGACCGGGAGGGCTACCGGACCGGACTTTATTTTTTGCGCGACAGCAGCAAAAGGGAAGTCGATTTTTTGTTCACCGTCGGTGAGAAACCCTGGTTTGCCGTCGAAGTCAAAACTCAATATGAGGGATTGGTCCCGAATTTGAATTACTTCAGGGAAAAGTTGCGCATCCCCTTCGCCTACCAGGTGATCAACAGGCCGGGGATCGATCAGTTAAGCGGCGGCATCCGCGTCATCTCCGCCGACAAATTTTTGTCGGCTTTAATTTGA